One window of the Triticum dicoccoides isolate Atlit2015 ecotype Zavitan chromosome 3B, WEW_v2.0, whole genome shotgun sequence genome contains the following:
- the LOC119278106 gene encoding AP-4 complex subunit epsilon-like, with the protein MEQLRTIGRELAMGSQGGWGQSKEFLDLVKSIGEARSKAEEDRIISRELEHLKRRLADPDVPRRKMKELLLRLVYAEMLGHDASFGHIHAVKMTHDESLPLKRTGYLAVALFIDERHDLVILVVNTIQKDLRSDNYLVVCAALTAASRLIGEEAIPAVLPQVVDLLAHPKEAVRKKAVMALHRFYQRSPSSVSHLVSNFRKRLCDNDPGVMGATLCPLYDLILEDPNAYKDLVVSFVNILKQVAERRLPTSYDYHQMPAPFIQIKLLKILAVLGSGDKSASGHMYTVLGDIFRKGDTASNIGNAILYECICCVSCIFPNSKMLDAAAETTSKFLKSDSHNLKYMGIDALGRLIKINPDIAEQHQLAVIDCLEDPDDTLKRKTFELLYKMTKSTNVEVIVDRMIEYMISITDHHYKAEIASRCVELAEQFAPSNQWFIQTMNKVFEHAGDLVNIRVAHNLMRLIAEGFGEEDEGADSQLRSSAVNSYLRILGEPKLPSSFLQIICWVLGEYGTADGKHPASYIIGKLCDVAEAHLTDDTVRGYAVSAILKIFAFEIAVGRKSDMLPEFQSLVDELSSSHSTDLQQRAYEVQALLGLDKQAVESVMPIDASCEDIEVDRNLSFLNSYVQQALENGATPYIPESERSGVVSVGNYRAQDQHETSAHALRFEAYELPKPSLPTATSQSSVSLPTTDLVPVPEPSHYREDHHQARSRPSGNAVSGEFGAKLRLDGVQKKWGRESYTSSTPSSSTSSQQAANGSSNSDGGGLVTSQSRESSYGSKSQQGTEVSAEKQRLAASLFGSSAAKPNRKGHTGRKAAKESSSTEKVTPQPAKEQVTPAAPPPDLLDLGEEPVSSSAPSADPFSQLDGLLGPASASPALSGTSAPSASNTPDLMSIFSDDVQTGGTSASTEPAQKGATTKKGHSLQDALQKDATARQVGVTPTGNNPNLFKDLLG; encoded by the exons atgGAGCAGCTCCGGACGATCGGGCGGGAGCTGGCGATGGGGTCGCAGGGCGGGTGGGGGCAGTCGAAGGAGTTCCTGGACCTGGTCAAGTCCATCGGCGAGGCGCGCTCCAAGGCGGAGGAGGACCGCATCATCTCCCGCGAGCTGGAGCACCTCAAGCGCCGCCTCGCCGACCCCGACGTGCCGCGCCGCAAGATGAAggagctcctcctccgcctcgtctaCGCCGAGATGCTCGGCCACGACGCCTCCTTCGGCCACATCCACGCCGTCAAGATGACCCACGACGAGTCCCTCCCGCTCAAGCGCACCGGCTACCTCGCCGTCGCGCTCTTCATCGACGAGCGCCACGacctcgtcatcctcgtcgtcaacaCCATCCAGAAGGACCTCAGGTCCGACAACTACCTCGTCGTCTGCGCCGCGCTCACCGCCGCCAGCCGCCTCATCGGGGAGGAGGCCATCCCCGCCGTGCTGCCCCAGGTCGTCGATCTCCTCGCGCACCCCAAGGAGGCCGTCAGGAAGAAGGCCGTCATGGCGCTCCACCGATTCTACCAGCGATCCCCTTCATCCGTTTCCCACCTCGTCTCCAACTTCCGCAAG AGACTCTGTGATAATGATCCTGGGGTGATGGGTGCAACTCTGTGCCCACTCTATGACCTGATCTTGGAAGATCCAAATGCGTACAAGGATTTAGTTGTTAGTTTTGTTAACATCCTCAAACAAGTTGCGGAGAGGAGGCTTCCAACTTCCTACGATTACCATCAAATGCCTGCACCATTTATTCAG ATAAAACTACTGAAAATACTTGCTGTGCTGGGCAGCGGCGACAAGTCAGCGAGTGGTCATATGTACACTGTCTTGGGCGACATATTCAGGAAGGGTGACACAGCGAGCAACATTGGGAATGCAATATTGTATGAATGCATATGCTGTGTCTCATGCATTTTCCCAAACTCTAAGATGCTAGACGCTGCTGCTGAAACAACATCGAAATTTTTGAAG AGCGATAGCCATAATCTTAAGTACATGGGAATTGATGCTCTTGGACGACTAATAAAAATAAATCCTGATATTGCAGAACAGCACCAATTGGCTGTTATCGATTGCTTAGAG GACCCTGATGACACTTTGAAGCGTAAGACTTTTGAGCTTCTTTATAAGATGACAAAATCAACTAATGTTGAAGTGATTGTTGATCGGATGATCGAGTACATGATCAGCATAACTGATCACCACTATAAGGCGGAAATTGCATCACGTTGTGTTGAGCTAGCAGAACAATTTGCGCCCAGCAACCAGTGGTTCATTCAG ACCATGAACAAAGTCTTTGAGCATGCTGGGGACCTTGTCAACATTAGAGTGGCACACAATTTAATGCGGCTTATCGCTGAAGGATTTGGAGAGGAGGATGAAGGTGCTGATAGTCAATTGAGATCATCAGCT GTCAATTCCTACCTCCGGATTCTTGGGGAGCCAAAGCTTCCATCCTCATTTTTGCAG ATCATATGCTGGGTTTTGGGGGAATATGGAACAGCAGATGGGAAGCATCCTGCTTCCTATATTATTGGGAAGTTATGTGATGTTGCAGAGGCCCACCTAACTGATGATACTGTCAGG GGTTATGCAGTCTCGGCAATTTTGAAGATTTTTGCATTTGAAATTGCTGTTGGAAGGAAATCTGATATGTTGCCTGAG TTTCAGTCATTGGTAGATGAATTATCATCTTCACATTCAACAGACTTGCAGCAGCGTGCATATGAGGTACAAGCTTTACTAGGCTTGGACAAACAGGCTGTTGAAAGTGTAATGCCCATAGATGCAAGCTGTGAAGATATTGAG GTCGACAGAAACCTCTCATTTCTGAACAGTTATGTGCAGCAAGCCTTGGAAAATGGTGCGACACCTTACATTCCTGAAAGTGAACGCTCAGGCGTTGTAAGTGTTGGTAACTACAGAGCCCAAGACCAACATGAGACATCTGCCCATGCTCTTAGATTTGAAGCCTATGAGCTACCTAAACCTTCACTACCTACAGCAACCTCACAAAGTAGTGTTTCCCTGCCAACTACTGACCTTGTTCCAGTTCCAGAACCAAGTCACTATAGGGAAGACCATCATCAGGCAAGGTCCCGTCCATCAGGCAATGCAGTTTCTGGTGAATTTGGTGCCAAACTTCGTCTTGATGGGGTTCAGAAGAAATGGGGAAGGGAATCCTATACCTCTTCTACACCTTCAAGCTCGACCTCTAGCCAACAAGCAGCCAATGGGAGCTCTAACTCGGATGGAGGAGGATTGGTAACTTCACAGTCACGCGAGTCCTCGTATGGTTCCAAGAGTCAGCAGGGAACAGAAGTTTCAGCAGAAAAGCAACGGCTAGCTGCTTCACTTTTTGGTTCCTCAGCTGCTAAACCTAATCGGAAGGGACATACTGGTCGGAAGGCAGCAAAAGAGAGTTCCTCGACTGAGAAAGTAACACCTCAGCCTGCTAAGGAGCAAGTAACCCCTGCTGCCCCACCACCAGATCTGTTGGATCTGGGTGAAGAGCCTGTTTCGTCAAGTGCTCCATCCGCTGACCCCTTCTCGCAGTTAGACGGGCTTCTTGGACCAGCATCAGCCTCTCCCGCGCTTTCTGGAACCTCAGCTCCCAGCGCTTCCAACACACCAGATCTTATGTCCATCTTCTCGGATGATGTACAAACTGGAGGCACTAGTGCGTCCACAGAACCTGCACAAAAAGGAGCGACGACGAAAAAGGGCCATAGCCTTCAAGATGCGCTGCAGAAGGATGCCACCGCGAGGCAGGTTGGCGTGACCCCAACAGGGAACAACCCAAATCTTTTCAAGGACCTTCTAGGCTAG